Below is a window of Solanum stenotomum isolate F172 chromosome 7, ASM1918654v1, whole genome shotgun sequence DNA.
gCGTTTTACCTTTTTGCATAGCTTAATTTTGTGTTCATGTGACTTCCAAAAAGCAGGGGAAGTAGCTAGTGAAACAGGTCAAAGAGGGAGTGAGAAATGGGGTTCTTATGAGTATGTGGGAAGGGCGGGCTCTGTGATTCCCACGACTTCCTTAGCTGGATCAGAAGTCAGCGTTGATGAGATTCGGTCTGCTGCTTCTATGTCAATTCCTTACTCTCCTTCTCTCCATGCCCCCTTGATCAGCTCTCCTCAATCCCAATCCCAATCCCAGCCACAGTTTTATGGTAAGTTCCCAACtaattcatcaattcatacCGGCTTATTCTATGTTGAGTTCTATATACTACATCCATTTTATATCATATGGTAGTGTATGACtgtacacaattttttttataaagaaatagAACTTTTGGCATATGGAAAGTACTCTTAGAGCTAGTAGTAGAGCAGTATGCCATTAAGGTTGAAATaagaagtttaaaattaaagaatctcCATATATAGAAAGGTGTTGTTCTTTTTGGAACACAGTTAGAAGGAATACgtaacatataaaatgaaatagatggAGTAACTCTTTTATTTTGCTGAGCAAAAATGGTCCTTAACCGTTGCTTTTAGCTTGGCGCTATTACAATTTTACTTGATTTATCATAATGTACAACACTCTTAAATTGTTTTCTAGCTTAGGGACTTTTCGATTTATTAAACATACCCAACTTATTTGGGACTGAGgcatagttgttgttgttgtttgtacAAACCCATACCCATATGGTGCTTCCTTATTCATGGTTGCCTGTTGTTTAGTAGTTAATACCAGAAATTTCTGGCCTTATGATTTGCATTAAGTTTCACCGCCATGGTTCTTGTGAATTTTCTGAATACACTAAAGCTAtctgtttaaatttttatctgATTTTGGCTGATGATAGGATGTTGGTACCTTTTACTtgccttttatttttcattggTAAAGCTCATAACTGTGATTAGATCACTTGCATGGCACAAGTGGTTTCTTTGCTCTAGAGTATGCATATGACTCCCCTGCAGTATTGTCACTATGTCTTATTTGTAATAGCgtgttttagaaaataaatgatattatcTTTTGTTGCAGAGCAAGGGATTGTTTATCAGGGTGGGTACTATGGAGATGCAAGTGGAACTACTGGTGATCTACGGAGGTAATTACACCGCATTCTTCTTAGCACTGGTCGTTCTTCGGTTACATAGGCTATATTGAGCTTTTGAACTTATTACCCGTTAATGGCTGCACTAATTTCCTCTCCTGCTGACTTCAGGACATCAATTGATGTTCTGAAACAAGTAACGAGAAATACAAGGAATTATAATATTTGagttaaaatataaagatgATTTCCAATAGTTACTGTAGTTTTTTGCATGCGTGttcatattttattcttttttgtctccttgatttttctttatGGTTTTTGCAACTAAATTTTCGGCAGGCAAGTGCTAGATGAGGTAGAAGTACGAGAGTTGCTTATAGATCATGTTGGCCATCGCTGCTGTTGGGGAAGTCGTCCAGCTCGGACCTGGAAGATTCATGCAATTGAAGACTGCAATGTCTATGTGGGAACTCTGGAAACTTTCACGGAAGAGAGAGATACAGTTGTAGAGAAGGAGCTGTACTCCGGTGGCAGCATTGAAGGAAAGGACAAGGGGCCTGAAACAGGAATATGGGAGCTGGATTTAAGGTCTGAGTTTCCTGTATTATTTGTACCTTACAAGGAATCGAGACTGAGAATTCCTCATTCTGAAACTATTGAGAAATGTTCAGGTAATAGACATGGTTCGTGGGATAGTCATTTTGCATTTGTTAATAGAATAACAAAATAATCACTTAAAAGAAGTATATAATAAAATGTACTTGATTCTTTCAGGTCACCCTCTATTTCTTGTGTTACTATTGTACTGTCTATCTAATCTTTAACATTTTTCCTTCCGTGATTTTTGCTTATGTTATTTGCTTCACAGGTTGTGATGGTCGAGGCAATACAGTTTGTCCTACTTGCAATGCAGATCAAGATTCAGGGTTCTACAAGGAGGGTCAAATGACTCAGTGTACGACTTGCTATGGAAGGGGTCTGATTGCTCATAAGGATGGATCTGATACAATGTGAGCTTTTGACTGAGAGTTAACTGTTGCACAAGTTTTTGGCGTTTTATGAtctagtttattctttttggcTTGATTAAATATAGATGAAACTCTTATACTATTTCACATCTAAAATTTCCTTCTCTTTCATGGTTTCTGTTGGTAGCATTTCTGGTAACAAATGCAAATCCTTGTGGTGTCCGACTGTTGTAAGCGATTTACTGAaagcatcttttttttttcctcttttgcaGATGCCTGAATTGTAGAGGTAATGGAAAACTTCCTTGTGCGACTTGTGAATCTCGTGGCCTCATCAAATGTCAAACATGCCAAGGTGGTGGTTCTCTTTTGACACGGAAAGTAGCTGTTGTTAGATGGTAATTCATCTTTACTATTGACTTATATTACTCAAATCTTTACTGAAAATTAAAATCAAGGAAATCATGATGCTGTCAACTGACATCTTACTCGTACAAATTACCTAGTCTTTTGATATTAACAAATCCTGTGTAAATAAGCTAATTTGGCTGTCTTAGGCAGAAATACACCAATCAATCAGTGTAAACTACTGAAACATTTAAGAGAAGTTTTGTGGTTTTGGGTCGTGATTAATTAGGAATTCTGTATTTCTTGCGTTGGCCTCGTTCATACCCTGCTTCTTGTctagagaaaataaaaacaattgcCGGGCAGAATACCCACACGAACTGATACCCATTGCAATTAGAATACAGACCCCAAATGTAATCCTTTTGTGGTATCATAATAGTCCAGTCCAGAACTGCTATCTGTAAACTACTTGTCTAGTTTGACGTAACTGTATGCCATGAAACATGAATGACAGACTTCGGTCATCGTTATAACAAACAGTATCTCATCCATATGATTTGAGGTATCGTGTAGtatttttgatgtttatgcagaGCGATGGATTATATAAGACGTAAATGTACTCTTTGTCCATCTAGTTTTTACCAACATGGCCGAAGTATACACTACCTATACACTTTGGTTAAAGTATACACTATCTTTACACTCTGGGCATATTTTGTAAACTAGATGACCCCAAGGAATTGGGCTATAATTTCCCCTTAGTATAATGTGCaaattgacttattttcttaGGAGGACACGTTCAACCCGGAAAGTAAATGCTACAAGCGGAGCAGCTTCTGTTCCAGACGATGTGTTTCACAGAGCAAAGGGAGTTCAGTTGTGCAATAACCAAGCATACCAGTGCACACCAGCCTACTTTGCTGATTCGTATTTCCTTAACAAGTTCTCTTCTGAAGTAATTGCAGAGAGACCTTCTATACCTACTACTGCAAGGATGATATGTGAGCGCCACACTATCTCAGTTGTCCCGGTGACTCGCGTGACCATGACTGATCGTAACCGCTCCTTCAGCTTCTATATTATTGGAAATGACAGAGAGGTTTATATGAAAGACTACTATCCTTCTAGGTTTTGTTGGGGCCTTTGCCCTTGCCTGGAATGGTTGAAGTTATAATTCAAAAACTGGATTTGCTGTTGTCATCATTGGTCTGAGTTTGTCCCAAGTGTTCAAGGAGAATAATATGCTCTATGCTTTGCACTATtcccaaaaaagtaaaaaaaaagttgttttccTATCAATAATGTCATAATCGGGAAATCCTAGTAGCTCATTTCGTTTGGTTGGCTATAAGCTTTCATCCCGTTGGTGATCATTGGTTGGTTAGCTACCTTTCATTACGTTGGTGATCATTGGTTGGCTGGTTACCTGAACTTTAATGTCGTTCTTCATAAGTTGGTCGATTGACTAATTGAACTTTCATCTCATTGCTTAAGGTTCGATTTTTCACCTTGTAATCCTCTTTCCTATTACCCTTTGTAGCtatcctattttattttattttttaaaaaataaaataatgtcataattcttttcaatttttcttaatGGAGCAAGTATTAAACCCCATGTGCTGGAAGCGTCTACAAATATTATATCTTTACAAtaatcaacatttgttttatCATATAATCAGCATGTTGATAACGAGCTTATAGCTAATACAACTAATAAGATCTGTAAAGCCACGTTGTTGTTGAACTTTTATGGAATTAGTTGTTAGttatttgatttataaaaaaaatcttgataggtgtatttgtattaataaattaatttaatatgtacaaatatatattcaaattcaattattacaactcaaaatcattattataatattcagaattcaaataattgatattttaacTTCCTCTCTTTGTTATAAGATCATACTCACTATTTTAGTTAGACGTTGGACCAACTGATTCTATTCAACTGCAATTTCATTTCATCGGATTCAAAGAACCTTTTAGAAGTCAAATCATTTTATACGAGGGTTGTGATGGAGTGACAAgtgttattttattcttaacgAGAGATCTCGGGTTCTAGATCTCCTGGATATGTAGtcacctttgttagggagcactTTACTCCCCAATGTGAGACTTTGTGGCGCAAATTCAAAAttagtcgggctccaatgtgggtacAGAATAccggatgaaaataaaaaaaaaatctcttcaaAAAGAATTTCCTCCCAAAGGAGAAAAAATTACGACAATAGTATATTATGTGTAACTTTTATAAGTGAGGTCTgggagggtggtgtgtacgCAACCTTATTCCTATCTTGTGAAGGTAAATATGTTATCTTCGATAGACCTTTACAGAAAAAGAGTGGAAAGGAAATTTAGTAGTGAAGCAGTTAtagtaaaacaaaattgagaagagaacaataacaacaacaacaaatattatgataactaaagcaaagaaaataacatattattaaaaatgaagaataagaCAATAGAAGATTAATAAAAGAGAAACTAGACAAAACACGACTAGCTACTAACCTTCTGCTCTAATCATCAACCTCCATATCCATCTATCTAAAGTCACGTCCTCGGCAAACTACAAATATATCATGTCCTATTAATCactttttttcaatatttcttcaGTCTACCTCACCTCCGAAAAAAGAATTACATTACCTACACATATTATCAAATCACAAAGCTACCAAACTTGGTCACAACTCACATGTTACTtaataaaaacatgaaatgGTGCACTAATTATACAAGCCacacataaattaaatatgtgaCTATTCATAGGTTTTGGAACTTGTTAGGAATATCACACGAAAGCCACTtgcaaataataaaattaagcaGCCCTGCAACTTCACGTGTTAATAATACTTCCTCCGTCTAATATGAAACAGGCATCTtactataaaaatatatgttcatattatttgatttactaaatcaaaaattaatatattttttttcattttatcccTATAATTAATATGGCCTTTGGAAgttaaaacaaattttgaagattcaaaatttcttttttcaagagGCTACTTAATATGAACAAAGaacaaaatagtaaaattgatcaatttattgataattttttaattatcgtgtaagataaaaaaaaatgatcatcTAATATAAGACGGAGTGACTAATATTCTTTTTGCTATACCTAAACTTACAAAGCAAACAAAATCATTGAAACTCTACAGCCTTAGGTTGACTGTTGACCTAGATTTTCAAAGTCAAGAAAGTcatcatcaaaataaatatataattcaattcaagacaAATTATCTTACAAGTACCTTGAACATAGTTccaatatttattcttttaaatataaatattcacTTTTGTTGAATAGTTATTACTTACattcactatttttatttagtttgtttTATCACCTTTCTCTCCACCTTATGTAAGCAATTAACAAATGTCCCTATATATACCCTTAAGCTATTCATCTTACTTCTTGCATTACAccaattttctctctttctctctttgtGTCTTTAgtctaaaattatttcttttattctctcttatttaggaaaaaaataagagaaagaaaaataaatttcacatCAAACCATGTTTTCCCTTTCATCTATACAATCTAACAATATTCAATCTCAATCATCTTCACCGCTACTCTTCAATCATCATCACCAGCACCATCACCATGGTTTTCATCATTCAACTATTTCAACTCGATTTCACCACCGCCTACTCTTCCCTCTCCGTGCCCAAAATAGCGACTTAACTACGTCCACCAACAATAACAACTATATCTCAGTTCCAGGTCTTGATGACAATCTAACCAGACTtgacaaattttcaaaatcattgAGTCTTTCGAATATCGAAGAAAATACATCATTAAATCCCCTCTTATGTTCCAATAACAAGCTCAAAATAGCTATCATAGGCTTTGGCAACTTTGGACAATTTATTGCCAAATCCTTCATTAAACAAGGCCATATTGTATTAGCTCATTCACGTACTGATTATTCCCTCATAGCACAATCCCTTGATGTCCACTTCTTTCAAGATCCTAATGACTTATGTGAACAACATCCTGACATTATATTATTTTGCACATCCATTAATTCACTAGAAAAAGTCATTCATTCCCTTCCCATCCAAAAGCTTAAACGTAACACACTTTTCGTAGACGTATTATCAGTCAAAGAATTcccaaaaaacattttccttcaatcaCTACCACAAGAATTTGACATTTTGTGTACTCATCCTATGTTTGGTCCAACAAGTGGTAAAGACAATTGGAAAGGACTACCATTTATGTATGACAAAGTTAGAATTGGTCAAGAAGAGTCAAGAATTAAAAGAGTCAACAATTTTATCAACATTTTTGTAAAAGAAGGTTGTAAAATGGTTGAAATGAGTTGTAGTGAACATGACAAGTATGCTGCTGGCTCACAATTTATAACACATACTATAGGAAGAATGTTGCAAAAACTTGGGACACAAACAACTCCTATAAACACAAAAGGATATGAAAGTTTGTTGAATTTGATGGAAAATACAACAACTGATAGTTTTGATTTATATTGTGGTTTGTTTATGTATAACAATAATTCAATGGAGGTGTTAGAGAGATTAGATGCAGCATTGGATAGTTTGAAAAGGGAATTATTTGGACAAGTACTTGAAAAGTTGGAGAAAAGAGTGGAAAAGGGAAGTAGGTTAGCTTTACCTACTCCtaattttagtaagaaaattgaaaaattgcaAGTTGAGAGGAAGGAACTAGAGGCACTTTCTTGATACTAGTTGTTGATTtgtgtaataatttttttttttttccaaaaagacAACAGagatttgtaattttgtataataagaGTTTACATTCTGTTCAAATGACATAATTTCTTTTTCAGTTTGTTCTGCAAAAGAATTTTATCTCtctataattagaaataatttgatttttaaaaaaaaattaccatttataaaatgatttatagcaatatataaacacctaaaatttcttttagatcaatttttttttttaaacatcgATCTTcggagtttttttttatatttaatttttaattacttaattataaatGCAATATCTAGAGGTTGGTATCTTTTTGTCAAAAACTTGCCCCGGGAGGAAactaaatttcttgaaaaatgagaaaaatgatttcGCTTATGAAagtatagaaaataaattgcatAAGTGACATTTCAAGCTTATTGTCTCCTCTCCATCCATCCAATCCCTCCAACCCGCACCTCTCCCACCCCTTGCCACCTCTAAACCTCTGCTCTGCATCTCATTCCATCAAGGCCGACTCAACAACATTGGAGGCCTAAAGCGAAACTCGccctaatattttttatttttttcatcatatatacttttatttaaaatctacttttctAGCTATTTTAGATGCGAAGTCATTAGGTACTGTTTTAgaatcaatttgttttaataatttcttttcaaatgataatatagCTAATTCATTCGATCTCTCTTaagacattgttgatcttaaagaagatttaatcaattttaatttcgaaaaaacttctttctgttaacattattctataagcaatatgtgtatttggaaaagaatcaagtctttttatttgattgagtattttcatTGGATCATTATCTTCAACTTGTATTATTTctcttaacacttttaattcaaaaaataaatctaaaccatcaatatcagaataactattacgtgttaaagaaagttcaagattaagacaatattttttaaattctcatcatctaatgatctcaatatttttccactaaataagaaatcaaaaatattttcatatgcttcaattggttcaaatctatgaagtgaaaaaataatttgatctactctacatatataaagcaatcaactctaaaagattcttcaaggaACTTTGTGATTTCGCTAtctatattttcatcaaattatttcttACGAAATTCAAGTCTATTTtcatctcatatgcaatttccttagtagaaatcataacactcatagtacatataaatttttttttaaataacatatataagtaattgttttttttaaatgaatccCCAAAATATATCGGGCCAAACAATGGCTTTAGTGGCCTAGCTAGGGTTAAGAGTGCCCTGCATTCCAACTCTATAATATTCATCTagataatatataaatactcttgaaataatattttcttacttcCTTATCGCTCAGTAAAAAATAAGTGACTAAGAAAATACTttctatatgaaaaatatttctcaTACCAAtcatgaaataaaagaagagaaaagagaattGAATTGGATAAATATACTATCTACCAAACTTGGTCACATATGttacttaaatataaaattaaaaattcataagTTTTGGAACTTGCTAGGAATATCACATGACAGCCActtgtaaataaaaataattcagcAGCCCTGGAATTTGACATAACATCACGTGTTAATAAGCctttctctattttaatttgtttatttaattttaacttaatataaaaattgaacttttgttcttaaattaacttaaacataaaatataacaaaatattctttaattttataatcttaaaaataaaaagttaaaatttaaaaattactaacagaaaagatatttctttttgaataattttttaaaaaatacaaattaatttaggaaggagtagtattttttattttttttgacataCATAAAAGTTTCAAAGCAAACAAAATACATTGTGAACCACCAACCTTAAGTTGAACAAGACTTTGAAGTAAACAAATTGTCTTCATTCAAATAaagatataatttatttcaagaaaaaaatcttACGAATGCTTTGAATAAACTCAATCGTCTTTGTTACTACTCTTCAACTACCACCTACAAAGGTTTATAGTTCAACTATTTCAAATCGATCGTCACCTCGACTTTATCATTATCTACTCTTTTATTCACGTGTCAAAGTATGACGATTAAACTACCAACAACAACAGTAATTTTGTTTCAATATACTTAAACTTTTGATGACAGTCTAATTAGACTTCACAAAGTTTCACACTCAAAAATCGAAGAAAACACATCATTCATCTCCTCTCAAGTTCCAACAAGCGCAAAATAGCTATTAACAGCAAGGGCTAATCTAGAGTTTTGAAATGTATTCGTCCAATCTATTATAACATAtaaaccggatacataatatgtagcttgGATACACTATAAAATtaaccggatacataatatgtagctcggatacattaactACTGGCCaggatacattaatatgtagctcgaatacattaaagaaataagggattttagagGTGTTTAGAAATAGAGGAGTATATTGGAAATAAGGGAAACATAAGTTggtatttcagtaatttttccataaaatatTGACGGTGGCCAactcaaattttctaaaaaGCTAGAAATCAACATAATATAGTCCAAATCACTCTCGAGCACCTAGGAATCTATACAAAACACCCAACTATATCATAAATCACCCTCCGTACCTAGTAAAATCTTCAATAAACATCGACTTCGTTAACCAAAATGTTGATTTtggtcaaactttccaaatctGAAATGGTCCAACTATTTGGGCCTAATTCTGGCAAAACAAGTTAGTTCTCAAGAGGTATTTGTACCAGGCAAGGCCcactataaaaatatttaaaaggtcTGGCCCAAACAAATTTGGGCCACCAGCTAACcctttttaaaagggaaaaactacCTAACTGGACATACTTCACTATcatttatacttattttacctctagtttaaaaatattacacatACTACcacatttaatatttataccatatatatattaaaagatttaATTAGATACACAAATCCCTTAAATATggtattgaataattatcttaaaatttaaactccTATTAATGGTACATcaccaattcaaattatttaatcatTACCCTAATGTTCACCCAAACCCCCCACGTACATCACACACTTCCACTCCATCTCTATCTCTTCCTTAATCCTCTCAATACATGTTTGCATGTCCCAAATTCAAAACTAAATCTTGATAATTAG
It encodes the following:
- the LOC125869591 gene encoding uncharacterized protein LOC125869591 is translated as MEQSLLIGEVASETGQRGSEKWGSYEYVGRAGSVIPTTSLAGSEVSVDEIRSAASMSIPYSPSLHAPLISSPQSQSQSQPQFYEQGIVYQGGYYGDASGTTGDLRRQVLDEVEVRELLIDHVGHRCCWGSRPARTWKIHAIEDCNVYVGTLETFTEERDTVVEKELYSGGSIEGKDKGPETGIWELDLRSEFPVLFVPYKESRLRIPHSETIEKCSGCDGRGNTVCPTCNADQDSGFYKEGQMTQCTTCYGRGLIAHKDGSDTICLNCRGNGKLPCATCESRGLIKCQTCQGGGSLLTRKVAVVRWRTRSTRKVNATSGAASVPDDVFHRAKGVQLCNNQAYQCTPAYFADSYFLNKFSSEVIAERPSIPTTARMICERHTISVVPVTRVTMTDRNRSFSFYIIGNDREVYMKDYYPSRFCWGLCPCLEWLKL
- the LOC125870837 gene encoding arogenate dehydrogenase 2, chloroplastic-like, producing the protein MFSLSSIQSNNIQSQSSSPLLFNHHHQHHHHGFHHSTISTRFHHRLLFPLRAQNSDLTTSTNNNNYISVPGLDDNLTRLDKFSKSLSLSNIEENTSLNPLLCSNNKLKIAIIGFGNFGQFIAKSFIKQGHIVLAHSRTDYSLIAQSLDVHFFQDPNDLCEQHPDIILFCTSINSLEKVIHSLPIQKLKRNTLFVDVLSVKEFPKNIFLQSLPQEFDILCTHPMFGPTSGKDNWKGLPFMYDKVRIGQEESRIKRVNNFINIFVKEGCKMVEMSCSEHDKYAAGSQFITHTIGRMLQKLGTQTTPINTKGYESLLNLMENTTTDSFDLYCGLFMYNNNSMEVLERLDAALDSLKRELFGQVLEKLEKRVEKGSRLALPTPNFSKKIEKLQVERKELEALS